In a single window of the Cupriavidus basilensis genome:
- the wrbA gene encoding NAD(P)H:quinone oxidoreductase gives MTCKIQVVFYSMYGHVYKMAEAVAAGAREVDGAEVTLLQVPELVPDAVLEKSGAKAARAAFAHVPVAEPDKLADADAILFGTPTRFGNMCAQMRNFLDQTGGLWMSGGLVGKVGSVFTSTATQHGGQETTITSFHTTLLHQGMVIVGVPYAEARLLDMSQITGGTPYGASTLTAADGSRQPSENELAIAKYQGRHVAGIAAKLAAR, from the coding sequence ATGACCTGCAAGATCCAGGTGGTCTTCTACAGCATGTATGGGCACGTCTACAAAATGGCGGAGGCCGTGGCGGCGGGCGCGCGAGAAGTCGATGGCGCCGAGGTGACGTTGCTCCAGGTGCCGGAACTGGTGCCCGACGCCGTGCTGGAAAAGAGTGGCGCCAAGGCCGCTCGGGCGGCTTTTGCCCATGTGCCGGTGGCGGAGCCGGACAAACTGGCCGACGCCGATGCCATCCTGTTCGGCACCCCCACACGGTTTGGCAATATGTGCGCGCAGATGCGCAACTTTCTCGACCAGACCGGCGGGCTGTGGATGAGCGGCGGGCTGGTGGGCAAGGTCGGCAGTGTCTTTACCAGCACCGCCACCCAGCACGGTGGCCAGGAGACCACGATTACCAGCTTCCACACCACGCTGCTGCACCAGGGCATGGTGATTGTCGGCGTGCCCTACGCCGAAGCGCGGCTGCTGGACATGAGCCAGATCACGGGGGGCACGCCCTATGGCGCCTCCACCCTGACGGCCGCCGACGGCTCGCGCCAGCCGAGCGAGAACGAACTGGCGATCGCAAAGTATCAGGGCCGGCACGTGGCCGGCATCGCCGCCAAGCTCGCGGCGCGTTAG
- a CDS encoding aspartate aminotransferase family protein has protein sequence MAAATPSVAALTERRARVLGPAYRLFYEEPLHIVRGDGVWLYDANGERYLDAYNNVASVGHCHPQVVQAIARQAAQLNTHTRYLHEGILDYAERLLATMPDALGHAMLTCTGSEANDLAMRIARAHTGAQGLIITRFAYHGVTASIAEASPSLGRYVKLGDNVRTVPAPDSYRVAPAQLGAVFADGVRHAIEDLRAHGIRPAALLVDTVFSSDGIFTDPPGFLKDAVAAIRAAGGVFIADEVQPGLGRTGEAFWGFQRHGVVPDIVTMGKPMGNGHPLAGLAVRPEVLAAFGRECRYFNTFGGNPVSVAAGMAVLDVIEQTQLMAQVRRVGKYLRERLAGVAARHPLIGDIRGAGLFVALEFVDDGDAARPATARTARIVNGLRRRHVLVGATGEAANILKIRPPMVFTEAHADLLADTLDAVLAEVESERVARS, from the coding sequence CGGCCCGGCGTACCGCCTGTTCTACGAGGAGCCGCTGCACATCGTGCGCGGCGATGGCGTCTGGCTTTACGACGCCAACGGCGAGCGCTACCTCGATGCGTATAACAATGTGGCATCGGTCGGCCATTGCCATCCACAGGTGGTGCAAGCCATTGCCCGCCAGGCGGCGCAGCTCAACACGCACACGCGCTACCTGCACGAGGGCATCCTGGATTACGCGGAGCGCCTGCTGGCCACCATGCCGGACGCGCTGGGCCATGCCATGCTCACCTGCACCGGCAGCGAGGCCAACGACCTGGCGATGCGCATCGCGCGCGCCCACACCGGCGCACAAGGGCTGATCATCACGCGCTTTGCCTACCACGGCGTGACCGCGTCCATTGCCGAGGCATCGCCCTCGCTCGGGCGCTACGTGAAGCTCGGCGACAACGTGCGTACCGTGCCGGCGCCGGACAGCTACCGCGTTGCGCCGGCGCAGCTCGGTGCTGTCTTTGCCGACGGTGTGCGCCACGCCATCGAGGACCTGCGCGCGCATGGCATCCGCCCCGCCGCGCTGCTGGTCGACACCGTGTTCTCCAGCGACGGCATCTTCACCGATCCGCCCGGCTTCCTGAAAGATGCGGTCGCCGCCATCCGCGCGGCCGGGGGCGTGTTCATTGCCGACGAGGTGCAGCCCGGCCTGGGACGCACCGGCGAGGCGTTCTGGGGATTCCAGCGGCATGGCGTGGTGCCGGACATCGTCACCATGGGCAAGCCAATGGGCAACGGGCATCCGCTGGCCGGCCTGGCCGTGCGCCCCGAAGTGCTGGCGGCGTTTGGGCGCGAGTGCCGTTACTTCAACACCTTCGGCGGCAACCCGGTGTCTGTCGCCGCCGGCATGGCGGTGCTTGACGTCATCGAGCAGACCCAGCTCATGGCGCAGGTGCGGCGCGTGGGCAAGTACTTGCGCGAGCGGCTGGCAGGCGTGGCGGCGCGGCATCCACTGATCGGCGATATCCGCGGGGCCGGGCTGTTCGTCGCGTTGGAGTTTGTCGACGACGGCGATGCCGCGCGGCCCGCGACCGCGCGCACGGCGCGCATCGTCAACGGCCTGCGGCGGCGCCACGTGCTGGTTGGCGCCACCGGCGAAGCGGCCAACATCCTGAAGATCCGCCCGCCGATGGTGTTCACCGAAGCGCACGCCGACCTGCTGGCCGACACCCTGGACGCGGTGCTGGCCGAGGTGGAGAGCGAGCGAGTGGCCCGAAGCTGA